The proteins below come from a single Poecilia reticulata strain Guanapo linkage group LG5, Guppy_female_1.0+MT, whole genome shotgun sequence genomic window:
- the phf2 gene encoding lysine-specific demethylase phf2 isoform X3: MATVPVYCICRLPYDVTQFMIECDACKDWFHGSCVGVDEDDAPDIDIYHCPNCEKTHGKSTLKKKKNWSKHDTGQSTDIRAVQNGSQVFIKELRSRTFPSADDIVVKLSSSQLTLDYLEENGFNEPILVQKKDGLGMSMPPPTFYISDVEKYVGPDVPVDVVDVTKQTDSQMKLKEFVDYYYSTNRKKVLNVINLEFSDTRMSSVVESPQIVRRLSWVENYWPDDALLGKPKVTKYCLICVKDSYTDFHIECGGASVWYHVLKGEKIFFLIKPTSANLSLYERWRSSSNHGEMFFADQVDKCYKCTLKQGQTLFVPSGWINAVLTPVDCLAFSGHFVHNLSVEMQMRAYEVEKRLKVKTLTPFPNFETACWYVGRHLLERFKGLHKANKQPAPYLIHGAKIINGAFRAWTKKQALLEHEDELPENMKPSQLIKDLAKEIRLSENATKAIKSEPSIKAPVEEPAFTHSEPDEPVSPATIPSPSREKPKKKAPKSQKPPKAPKAPKPSKVKDGEKKKVKKIKELSPPPKPSSFAALESHAKEILSQMDQQKKPKVVKNVLSVSEKETSKQNNMDKFEIREQNKNKTEAKWKYKNSKPDSLLKMEEECKFDRIPLSGNKDRFSFTMSHRKLASSKTLKPQTNSSIFGSLQNLKEDKTKPVRDEYEYVSDEGELKIDEFPIRRKKNTVKRDLSFLSDIREPLQPAKKAKSQPLVTKSVDSSDEETLHIDTEAKPEVKSRNSKVKKKSGSAAGILDLLQASKQVGGIDYNTNSQPPASPSTQEAIQGMLSMANLSSSETLEQPWSNSQSKSNSHGSQAYKKSGAGAGGSSNSKRPTKRLPKKPRKSSSIESLDYDDDEQDHMDACFKDSDYVYPSLESEEDNPVFKSRSKKRKSSDDTPYSPTARVGPSVPRHERPAREGARVASIETGLAAAAAKLSHQEEQQRTKKKKKSSKKKSAAVEEQPKHSQDSSSPDHNADSQDGSLTDHEFTTGTAKSPGGPQPMAPGIFLSQRRPSVSSPNNSTNSTSTNSSSAARADRLGPADAKAAKERHGDGQTETRKDPKDPSKWKAPPVARSSSRPLTDWAG, encoded by the exons ATGGCGACTGTACCAGTGTATTGCATCTGCAGATTACCTTACGACGTGACCCAGTTTATGATCGAGTGCGATGCTTGCAAGGACTGGTTTCACGGCAG CTGTGTTGGGGTGGATGAAGACGATGCTCCGGACATCGACATCTATCACTGCCCAAACTGTGAGAAGACCCACGGCAAATCCACAT tgaaaaagaaaaagaactggAGCAAACACGACACGGGGCAAAGCACAGACATCCGGGCGGTTCAGAACGGCAGCCAGGTTTTCATCAAGGAGCTGCGCAGTCGAACGTTCCCCAG TGCTGACGACATCGTGGTGAAACTGAGCAGCAGTCAGCTGACCCTGGACTACCTGGAGGAGAACGGCTTCAACGAACCCATCCTGGTTCAAAAGAAGGACGGTCTGGGCATGTCCATGCCTCCCCCAACCTTTTACATCAGCGATGTGGAGAAATACGTTG GTCCAGACGTCCCCGTGGACGTGGTGGACGTCACCAAACAGACCGACAGCCAGATGAAGCTCAAAGAGTTTGTTGACTATTACTACAGCACAAACAGGAAGAAGGTTTTGAACGTCATCAACCTCGAGTTCTCAGACACCAG AATGAGCTCCGTAGTGGAGAGCCCGCAGATTGTACGGCGGCTGTCCTGGGTAGAAAACTACTGGCCTGACGACGCCCTGCTCGGGAAGCCGAAGGTCACCAAATACTGCCTCATCTGCGTCAAAGACAGCTACACCGACTTCCACATCGAATGTGGCGGAGCCTCGGTGTGGTACCACGTCCTGAAG GGAGAGAAGATCTTCTTCCTCATCAAGCCCACCTCGGCCAACCTGTCTCTGTACGAGCGCTGGAGGTCGTCGTCCAATCACGGAGAGATGTTCTTCGCCGACCAGGTGGACAAGTGTTACAAATGCACCCTGAAGCAAGGACAGACGCTGTTCGTCCcgtcag GATGGATCAATGCGGTGCTGACTCCAGTCGACTGCCTGGCTTTCTCCGGACACTTCGTCCACAACCTGAGTGTGGAGATGCAGATGAG AGCGTATGAAGTCGAGAAGAGGTTGAAGGTCAAGACTCTCACCCCGTTCCCCAACTTTGAGACGGCGTGCTGGTATGTGGGGCGCCACTTATTGGAGCGGTTCAAAG GTTTACACAAAGCCAATAAGCAGCCAGCTCCGTACCTGATACATGGTGCCAAAATCATCAACGGAGCCTTCAGAGCGTGGACTAAAAAGCAG GCTCTCCTGGAACACGAAGATGAGCTACCAGAGAACATGAAACCTTCCCAGCTCATCAAGGACCTCGCCAAAGAGATCAGGCTGTCAGAG AACGCAACAAAAGCCATTAAAAGCGAGCCGAGCATCAAGGCACCCGTGGAGGAACCAGCATTTACCCACTCCGAGCCCGACGAGCCCGTTTCCCCGGCAACCATCCCGTCTCCCAGCAGAGAAAAACCCAAGAAAAAAGCCCCCAAATCCCAGAAGCCTCCAAAGGCGCCGAAGGCCCCGAAACCCTCGAAGGTCAAAGAcggggagaagaagaaagtgaaaaagatAAAGGAGCTGTCGCCGCCTCCAAAGCCTTCCAGCTTTGCCGCCCTCGAGTCTCACGCCAAGGAGATCTTGAGTCAAATGGACCAGCAAAAGAAGCCAAAG GTTGTTAAAAATGTCCTGAGTGTGTCCGAGAAGGAAACGTCAAAGCAGAACAACATGGACAAGTTCGAAatcagagaacaaaacaaaaacaagacggaagccaaatggaagtacaag AACAGTAAGCCGGATTCCTTGCTGAAAATGGAGGAGGAGTGCAAGTTTGACAGAATACCGCTGTCAGGCAATAAAGACAGATTCAGCTTTACTATGTCTCACAGGAAACTAGCCAG CTCCAAGACGCTGAAACCTCAGACCAACTCAAGTATTTTCGGATCGTTACAAAACCTAAAAGAGGACAAAACCAAGCCAGTGAGAGATGAGTACGAGTACGTCTCGGATGAGGGCGAGCTGAAGATAGATGAGTTCCCCATCAGGCGGAAAAAGAACACCGTTAAGAGAGATCTTTCCT TCTTATCGGACATCAGAGAACCCCTTCAGCCAGCCAAAAAGGCAAAGTCCCAACCCTTAGTGACTAAG AGCGTGGACTCCTCAGACGAAGAGACCCTGCACATAGACACGGAGGCCAAGCCTGAGGTCAAGAGTCGCAACTCTAAGGTGAAGAAGAAGAGCGGAAGTGCCGCAGGGATCCTGGACCTGCTGCAGGCCAGCAAACAAGTGGGCGGGATCGACTACAACACCAACAG CCAGCCGCCTGCGTCTCCCAGCACACAGGAGGCCATCCAGGGCATGCTGTCCATGGCCAACCTGTCCTCCTCGGAGACCCTGGAGCAGCCGTGGAGCAACAGCCAGTCGAAGAGCAACTCACACGGCTCGCAGGCGTACAAGAAGAGCGGCGCGGGAGCCGGTGGGAGCAGCAACAGCAAGCGGCCCACCAAGAGGCTCCCGAAGAAACCCCGAAAAAGCAGCAGCATCGAGAGCCTGGACTACGACGACGACGAGCAGGATCACATGGATGCGTGTTTCAAGGATTCAGACTATg TTTACCCGTCGTTGGAGTCTGAAGAGGACAATCCCGTTTTCAAATCGAGATCCAAAAAGCGGAAAAGCAGCGATGACACTCCGTACAGCCCGACAG CGCGGGTCGGACCCTCGGTTCCTCGGCACGAGCGACCGGCGAGAGAAGGAGCCCGCGTGGCTTCGATCGAAACGGGGCTGGCCGCCGCCGCAGCCAAGCTGTCTCACCAG gaggagcagcagagaaccaagaagaaaaagaaaagcagcaagaaGAAGAGCGCGGCGGTGGAGGAGCAGCCGAAACACTCTCAGGACAGCAGCTCCCCGGACCACAACGCCGACTCGCAGGACGGCAGCCTGACCGACCACGAGTTCACCACCGGCACCGCCAAGTCCCCGGGCGGGCCGCAGCCCATGGCGCCGGGAATCTTCCTCAGCCAGAGGCGGCCGTCCGTGTCCTCTCCCAACAACAGCACCAACTCCACGagcaccaacagcagcagcgcCGCCAGGGCGGACCGACTGGGCCCCGCAGACGCCAAAG CGGCTAAAGAAAGGCATGGCGACGGCCAAACAGAGACTAGGAAAGATCCTAAAGATCCATCGAAATGGAAAGCTCCTCCTGTAgcacgcagcagcagcaggccgtTGACAGACTGGGCCGGTTGA
- the phf2 gene encoding lysine-specific demethylase phf2 isoform X2 → MATVPVYCICRLPYDVTQFMIECDACKDWFHGSCVGVDEDDAPDIDIYHCPNCEKTHGKSTLKKKKNWSKHDTGQSTDIRAVQNGSQVFIKELRSRTFPSADDIVVKLSSSQLTLDYLEENGFNEPILVQKKDGLGMSMPPPTFYISDVEKYVGPDVPVDVVDVTKQTDSQMKLKEFVDYYYSTNRKKVLNVINLEFSDTRMSSVVESPQIVRRLSWVENYWPDDALLGKPKVTKYCLICVKDSYTDFHIECGGASVWYHVLKGEKIFFLIKPTSANLSLYERWRSSSNHGEMFFADQVDKCYKCTLKQGQTLFVPSGWINAVLTPVDCLAFSGHFVHNLSVEMQMRAYEVEKRLKVKTLTPFPNFETACWYVGRHLLERFKGLHKANKQPAPYLIHGAKIINGAFRAWTKKQALLEHEDELPENMKPSQLIKDLAKEIRLSENATKAIKSEPSIKAPVEEPAFTHSEPDEPVSPATIPSPSREKPKKKAPKSQKPPKAPKAPKPSKVKDGEKKKVKKIKELSPPPKPSSFAALESHAKEILSQMDQQKKPKVVKNVLSVSEKETSKQNNMDKFEIREQNKNKTEAKWKYKNSKPDSLLKMEEECKFDRIPLSGNKDRFSFTMSHRKLASSKTLKPQTNSSIFGSLQNLKEDKTKPVRDEYEYVSDEGELKIDEFPIRRKKNTVKRDLSFLSDIREPLQPAKKAKSQPLVTKSVDSSDEETLHIDTEAKPEVKSRNSKVKKKSGSAAGILDLLQASKQVGGIDYNTNSQPPASPSTQEAIQGMLSMANLSSSETLEQPWSNSQSKSNSHGSQAYKKSGAGAGGSSNSKRPTKRLPKKPRKSSSIESLDYDDDEQDHMDACFKDSDYVYPSLESEEDNPVFKSRSKKRKSSDDTPYSPTARVGPSVPRHERPAREGARVASIETGLAAAAAKLSHQEEQQRTKKKKKSSKKKSAAVEEQPKHSQDSSSPDHNADSQDGSLTDHEFTTGTAKSPGGPQPMAPGIFLSQRRPSVSSPNNSTNSTSTNSSSAARADRLGPADAKAKRLKKGMATAKQRLGKILKIHRNGKLLL, encoded by the exons ATGGCGACTGTACCAGTGTATTGCATCTGCAGATTACCTTACGACGTGACCCAGTTTATGATCGAGTGCGATGCTTGCAAGGACTGGTTTCACGGCAG CTGTGTTGGGGTGGATGAAGACGATGCTCCGGACATCGACATCTATCACTGCCCAAACTGTGAGAAGACCCACGGCAAATCCACAT tgaaaaagaaaaagaactggAGCAAACACGACACGGGGCAAAGCACAGACATCCGGGCGGTTCAGAACGGCAGCCAGGTTTTCATCAAGGAGCTGCGCAGTCGAACGTTCCCCAG TGCTGACGACATCGTGGTGAAACTGAGCAGCAGTCAGCTGACCCTGGACTACCTGGAGGAGAACGGCTTCAACGAACCCATCCTGGTTCAAAAGAAGGACGGTCTGGGCATGTCCATGCCTCCCCCAACCTTTTACATCAGCGATGTGGAGAAATACGTTG GTCCAGACGTCCCCGTGGACGTGGTGGACGTCACCAAACAGACCGACAGCCAGATGAAGCTCAAAGAGTTTGTTGACTATTACTACAGCACAAACAGGAAGAAGGTTTTGAACGTCATCAACCTCGAGTTCTCAGACACCAG AATGAGCTCCGTAGTGGAGAGCCCGCAGATTGTACGGCGGCTGTCCTGGGTAGAAAACTACTGGCCTGACGACGCCCTGCTCGGGAAGCCGAAGGTCACCAAATACTGCCTCATCTGCGTCAAAGACAGCTACACCGACTTCCACATCGAATGTGGCGGAGCCTCGGTGTGGTACCACGTCCTGAAG GGAGAGAAGATCTTCTTCCTCATCAAGCCCACCTCGGCCAACCTGTCTCTGTACGAGCGCTGGAGGTCGTCGTCCAATCACGGAGAGATGTTCTTCGCCGACCAGGTGGACAAGTGTTACAAATGCACCCTGAAGCAAGGACAGACGCTGTTCGTCCcgtcag GATGGATCAATGCGGTGCTGACTCCAGTCGACTGCCTGGCTTTCTCCGGACACTTCGTCCACAACCTGAGTGTGGAGATGCAGATGAG AGCGTATGAAGTCGAGAAGAGGTTGAAGGTCAAGACTCTCACCCCGTTCCCCAACTTTGAGACGGCGTGCTGGTATGTGGGGCGCCACTTATTGGAGCGGTTCAAAG GTTTACACAAAGCCAATAAGCAGCCAGCTCCGTACCTGATACATGGTGCCAAAATCATCAACGGAGCCTTCAGAGCGTGGACTAAAAAGCAG GCTCTCCTGGAACACGAAGATGAGCTACCAGAGAACATGAAACCTTCCCAGCTCATCAAGGACCTCGCCAAAGAGATCAGGCTGTCAGAG AACGCAACAAAAGCCATTAAAAGCGAGCCGAGCATCAAGGCACCCGTGGAGGAACCAGCATTTACCCACTCCGAGCCCGACGAGCCCGTTTCCCCGGCAACCATCCCGTCTCCCAGCAGAGAAAAACCCAAGAAAAAAGCCCCCAAATCCCAGAAGCCTCCAAAGGCGCCGAAGGCCCCGAAACCCTCGAAGGTCAAAGAcggggagaagaagaaagtgaaaaagatAAAGGAGCTGTCGCCGCCTCCAAAGCCTTCCAGCTTTGCCGCCCTCGAGTCTCACGCCAAGGAGATCTTGAGTCAAATGGACCAGCAAAAGAAGCCAAAG GTTGTTAAAAATGTCCTGAGTGTGTCCGAGAAGGAAACGTCAAAGCAGAACAACATGGACAAGTTCGAAatcagagaacaaaacaaaaacaagacggaagccaaatggaagtacaag AACAGTAAGCCGGATTCCTTGCTGAAAATGGAGGAGGAGTGCAAGTTTGACAGAATACCGCTGTCAGGCAATAAAGACAGATTCAGCTTTACTATGTCTCACAGGAAACTAGCCAG CTCCAAGACGCTGAAACCTCAGACCAACTCAAGTATTTTCGGATCGTTACAAAACCTAAAAGAGGACAAAACCAAGCCAGTGAGAGATGAGTACGAGTACGTCTCGGATGAGGGCGAGCTGAAGATAGATGAGTTCCCCATCAGGCGGAAAAAGAACACCGTTAAGAGAGATCTTTCCT TCTTATCGGACATCAGAGAACCCCTTCAGCCAGCCAAAAAGGCAAAGTCCCAACCCTTAGTGACTAAG AGCGTGGACTCCTCAGACGAAGAGACCCTGCACATAGACACGGAGGCCAAGCCTGAGGTCAAGAGTCGCAACTCTAAGGTGAAGAAGAAGAGCGGAAGTGCCGCAGGGATCCTGGACCTGCTGCAGGCCAGCAAACAAGTGGGCGGGATCGACTACAACACCAACAG CCAGCCGCCTGCGTCTCCCAGCACACAGGAGGCCATCCAGGGCATGCTGTCCATGGCCAACCTGTCCTCCTCGGAGACCCTGGAGCAGCCGTGGAGCAACAGCCAGTCGAAGAGCAACTCACACGGCTCGCAGGCGTACAAGAAGAGCGGCGCGGGAGCCGGTGGGAGCAGCAACAGCAAGCGGCCCACCAAGAGGCTCCCGAAGAAACCCCGAAAAAGCAGCAGCATCGAGAGCCTGGACTACGACGACGACGAGCAGGATCACATGGATGCGTGTTTCAAGGATTCAGACTATg TTTACCCGTCGTTGGAGTCTGAAGAGGACAATCCCGTTTTCAAATCGAGATCCAAAAAGCGGAAAAGCAGCGATGACACTCCGTACAGCCCGACAG CGCGGGTCGGACCCTCGGTTCCTCGGCACGAGCGACCGGCGAGAGAAGGAGCCCGCGTGGCTTCGATCGAAACGGGGCTGGCCGCCGCCGCAGCCAAGCTGTCTCACCAG gaggagcagcagagaaccaagaagaaaaagaaaagcagcaagaaGAAGAGCGCGGCGGTGGAGGAGCAGCCGAAACACTCTCAGGACAGCAGCTCCCCGGACCACAACGCCGACTCGCAGGACGGCAGCCTGACCGACCACGAGTTCACCACCGGCACCGCCAAGTCCCCGGGCGGGCCGCAGCCCATGGCGCCGGGAATCTTCCTCAGCCAGAGGCGGCCGTCCGTGTCCTCTCCCAACAACAGCACCAACTCCACGagcaccaacagcagcagcgcCGCCAGGGCGGACCGACTGGGCCCCGCAGACGCCAAAG CGAAGCGGCTAAAGAAAGGCATGGCGACGGCCAAACAGAGACTAGGAAAGATCCTAAAGATCCATCGAAATGGAAAGCTCCTCCTGTAg
- the phf2 gene encoding lysine-specific demethylase phf2 isoform X1 produces MATVPVYCICRLPYDVTQFMIECDACKDWFHGSCVGVDEDDAPDIDIYHCPNCEKTHGKSTLKKKKNWSKHDTGQSTDIRAVQNGSQVFIKELRSRTFPSADDIVVKLSSSQLTLDYLEENGFNEPILVQKKDGLGMSMPPPTFYISDVEKYVGPDVPVDVVDVTKQTDSQMKLKEFVDYYYSTNRKKVLNVINLEFSDTRMSSVVESPQIVRRLSWVENYWPDDALLGKPKVTKYCLICVKDSYTDFHIECGGASVWYHVLKGEKIFFLIKPTSANLSLYERWRSSSNHGEMFFADQVDKCYKCTLKQGQTLFVPSGWINAVLTPVDCLAFSGHFVHNLSVEMQMRAYEVEKRLKVKTLTPFPNFETACWYVGRHLLERFKGLHKANKQPAPYLIHGAKIINGAFRAWTKKQALLEHEDELPENMKPSQLIKDLAKEIRLSENATKAIKSEPSIKAPVEEPAFTHSEPDEPVSPATIPSPSREKPKKKAPKSQKPPKAPKAPKPSKVKDGEKKKVKKIKELSPPPKPSSFAALESHAKEILSQMDQQKKPKVVKNVLSVSEKETSKQNNMDKFEIREQNKNKTEAKWKYKNSKPDSLLKMEEECKFDRIPLSGNKDRFSFTMSHRKLASSKTLKPQTNSSIFGSLQNLKEDKTKPVRDEYEYVSDEGELKIDEFPIRRKKNTVKRDLSFLSDIREPLQPAKKAKSQPLVTKQSVDSSDEETLHIDTEAKPEVKSRNSKVKKKSGSAAGILDLLQASKQVGGIDYNTNSQPPASPSTQEAIQGMLSMANLSSSETLEQPWSNSQSKSNSHGSQAYKKSGAGAGGSSNSKRPTKRLPKKPRKSSSIESLDYDDDEQDHMDACFKDSDYVYPSLESEEDNPVFKSRSKKRKSSDDTPYSPTARVGPSVPRHERPAREGARVASIETGLAAAAAKLSHQEEQQRTKKKKKSSKKKSAAVEEQPKHSQDSSSPDHNADSQDGSLTDHEFTTGTAKSPGGPQPMAPGIFLSQRRPSVSSPNNSTNSTSTNSSSAARADRLGPADAKAKRLKKGMATAKQRLGKILKIHRNGKLLL; encoded by the exons ATGGCGACTGTACCAGTGTATTGCATCTGCAGATTACCTTACGACGTGACCCAGTTTATGATCGAGTGCGATGCTTGCAAGGACTGGTTTCACGGCAG CTGTGTTGGGGTGGATGAAGACGATGCTCCGGACATCGACATCTATCACTGCCCAAACTGTGAGAAGACCCACGGCAAATCCACAT tgaaaaagaaaaagaactggAGCAAACACGACACGGGGCAAAGCACAGACATCCGGGCGGTTCAGAACGGCAGCCAGGTTTTCATCAAGGAGCTGCGCAGTCGAACGTTCCCCAG TGCTGACGACATCGTGGTGAAACTGAGCAGCAGTCAGCTGACCCTGGACTACCTGGAGGAGAACGGCTTCAACGAACCCATCCTGGTTCAAAAGAAGGACGGTCTGGGCATGTCCATGCCTCCCCCAACCTTTTACATCAGCGATGTGGAGAAATACGTTG GTCCAGACGTCCCCGTGGACGTGGTGGACGTCACCAAACAGACCGACAGCCAGATGAAGCTCAAAGAGTTTGTTGACTATTACTACAGCACAAACAGGAAGAAGGTTTTGAACGTCATCAACCTCGAGTTCTCAGACACCAG AATGAGCTCCGTAGTGGAGAGCCCGCAGATTGTACGGCGGCTGTCCTGGGTAGAAAACTACTGGCCTGACGACGCCCTGCTCGGGAAGCCGAAGGTCACCAAATACTGCCTCATCTGCGTCAAAGACAGCTACACCGACTTCCACATCGAATGTGGCGGAGCCTCGGTGTGGTACCACGTCCTGAAG GGAGAGAAGATCTTCTTCCTCATCAAGCCCACCTCGGCCAACCTGTCTCTGTACGAGCGCTGGAGGTCGTCGTCCAATCACGGAGAGATGTTCTTCGCCGACCAGGTGGACAAGTGTTACAAATGCACCCTGAAGCAAGGACAGACGCTGTTCGTCCcgtcag GATGGATCAATGCGGTGCTGACTCCAGTCGACTGCCTGGCTTTCTCCGGACACTTCGTCCACAACCTGAGTGTGGAGATGCAGATGAG AGCGTATGAAGTCGAGAAGAGGTTGAAGGTCAAGACTCTCACCCCGTTCCCCAACTTTGAGACGGCGTGCTGGTATGTGGGGCGCCACTTATTGGAGCGGTTCAAAG GTTTACACAAAGCCAATAAGCAGCCAGCTCCGTACCTGATACATGGTGCCAAAATCATCAACGGAGCCTTCAGAGCGTGGACTAAAAAGCAG GCTCTCCTGGAACACGAAGATGAGCTACCAGAGAACATGAAACCTTCCCAGCTCATCAAGGACCTCGCCAAAGAGATCAGGCTGTCAGAG AACGCAACAAAAGCCATTAAAAGCGAGCCGAGCATCAAGGCACCCGTGGAGGAACCAGCATTTACCCACTCCGAGCCCGACGAGCCCGTTTCCCCGGCAACCATCCCGTCTCCCAGCAGAGAAAAACCCAAGAAAAAAGCCCCCAAATCCCAGAAGCCTCCAAAGGCGCCGAAGGCCCCGAAACCCTCGAAGGTCAAAGAcggggagaagaagaaagtgaaaaagatAAAGGAGCTGTCGCCGCCTCCAAAGCCTTCCAGCTTTGCCGCCCTCGAGTCTCACGCCAAGGAGATCTTGAGTCAAATGGACCAGCAAAAGAAGCCAAAG GTTGTTAAAAATGTCCTGAGTGTGTCCGAGAAGGAAACGTCAAAGCAGAACAACATGGACAAGTTCGAAatcagagaacaaaacaaaaacaagacggaagccaaatggaagtacaag AACAGTAAGCCGGATTCCTTGCTGAAAATGGAGGAGGAGTGCAAGTTTGACAGAATACCGCTGTCAGGCAATAAAGACAGATTCAGCTTTACTATGTCTCACAGGAAACTAGCCAG CTCCAAGACGCTGAAACCTCAGACCAACTCAAGTATTTTCGGATCGTTACAAAACCTAAAAGAGGACAAAACCAAGCCAGTGAGAGATGAGTACGAGTACGTCTCGGATGAGGGCGAGCTGAAGATAGATGAGTTCCCCATCAGGCGGAAAAAGAACACCGTTAAGAGAGATCTTTCCT TCTTATCGGACATCAGAGAACCCCTTCAGCCAGCCAAAAAGGCAAAGTCCCAACCCTTAGTGACTAAG CAGAGCGTGGACTCCTCAGACGAAGAGACCCTGCACATAGACACGGAGGCCAAGCCTGAGGTCAAGAGTCGCAACTCTAAGGTGAAGAAGAAGAGCGGAAGTGCCGCAGGGATCCTGGACCTGCTGCAGGCCAGCAAACAAGTGGGCGGGATCGACTACAACACCAACAG CCAGCCGCCTGCGTCTCCCAGCACACAGGAGGCCATCCAGGGCATGCTGTCCATGGCCAACCTGTCCTCCTCGGAGACCCTGGAGCAGCCGTGGAGCAACAGCCAGTCGAAGAGCAACTCACACGGCTCGCAGGCGTACAAGAAGAGCGGCGCGGGAGCCGGTGGGAGCAGCAACAGCAAGCGGCCCACCAAGAGGCTCCCGAAGAAACCCCGAAAAAGCAGCAGCATCGAGAGCCTGGACTACGACGACGACGAGCAGGATCACATGGATGCGTGTTTCAAGGATTCAGACTATg TTTACCCGTCGTTGGAGTCTGAAGAGGACAATCCCGTTTTCAAATCGAGATCCAAAAAGCGGAAAAGCAGCGATGACACTCCGTACAGCCCGACAG CGCGGGTCGGACCCTCGGTTCCTCGGCACGAGCGACCGGCGAGAGAAGGAGCCCGCGTGGCTTCGATCGAAACGGGGCTGGCCGCCGCCGCAGCCAAGCTGTCTCACCAG gaggagcagcagagaaccaagaagaaaaagaaaagcagcaagaaGAAGAGCGCGGCGGTGGAGGAGCAGCCGAAACACTCTCAGGACAGCAGCTCCCCGGACCACAACGCCGACTCGCAGGACGGCAGCCTGACCGACCACGAGTTCACCACCGGCACCGCCAAGTCCCCGGGCGGGCCGCAGCCCATGGCGCCGGGAATCTTCCTCAGCCAGAGGCGGCCGTCCGTGTCCTCTCCCAACAACAGCACCAACTCCACGagcaccaacagcagcagcgcCGCCAGGGCGGACCGACTGGGCCCCGCAGACGCCAAAG CGAAGCGGCTAAAGAAAGGCATGGCGACGGCCAAACAGAGACTAGGAAAGATCCTAAAGATCCATCGAAATGGAAAGCTCCTCCTGTAg